In Entelurus aequoreus isolate RoL-2023_Sb linkage group LG13, RoL_Eaeq_v1.1, whole genome shotgun sequence, a genomic segment contains:
- the LOC133663247 gene encoding leucine-rich repeat-containing protein 3-like translates to MLMNMQEVSDMPRKSHTCDRFPSLKALWGLLFGIVFASASACPTGCHCTEKSGMTVVQCMSQNLEKIPSDLPSDTVALILTSNRITKIPNHAFKELNYLQELDLSNNDIETVDVAAFQGVTDSLLVLDLANNRIHSVPKEAFDRLKAKINLSNNPWHCECVLQEVLRELRLDPESVNDVVCHTAVQEEYAGRSVIQVLDSGINFCNFHHKTTDIAMFVTMFGWFTMVIGYVIYYVRHNQEDARRHLEYLKSLPSSSQMTKDFDTISTVL, encoded by the coding sequence ATGCTAATGAATATGCAGGAGGTATCTGATATGCCTAGGAAATCTCATACATGTGATCGTTTCCCATCCTTGAAAGCCTTATGGGGCTTGCTCTTTGGAATAGTTTTTGCAAGTGCATCTGCTTGTCCCACCGGCTGTCACTGTACAGAAAAGAGTGGCATGACTGTGGTCCAGTGTATGTCTCAGAACTTGGAGAAGATCCCATCAGACCTACCAAGTGATACTGTAGCTCTAATTTTAACATCCAATCGCATTACCAAAATACCCAACCATGCCTTCAAAGAACTAAACTACCTTCAGGAGCTGGATCTGTCTAATAATGACATCGAGACTGTGGACGTTGCAGCATTCCAGGGTGTCACAGACAGCCTCCTTGTTCTGGATCTTGCCAACAATCGTATCCACAGTGTCCCGAAAGAGGCGTTTGACCGTCTCAAAGCCAAAATCAATCTGTCAAATAACCCGTGGCACTGTGAGTGTGTACTACAGGAGGTTCTGCGGGAACTGAGGCTGGACCCAGAGTCGGTGAACGACGTGGTCTGTCACACAGCCGTACAGGAGGAATACGCTGGCAGATCCGTAATCCAAGTTCTGGACTCGGGAATTAATTTCTGTAACTTTCATCACAAGACGACAGATATTGCAATGTTCGTCACCATGTTTGGATGGTTCACCATGGTGATTGGATATGTCATCTACTATGTGAGACACAACCAAGAGGACGCCAGGAGGCACCTCGAGTATCTCAAATCATTGCCCAGTAGCTCTCAGATGACCAAGGATTTTGACACCATCAGCACTGTTCTCTAG